The Tistrella mobilis genome window below encodes:
- a CDS encoding DUF3325 domain-containing protein, with the protein MTTAAMFTWPACVLAWAGFLGLALAMDRHHDQVLGGRPSVLRRRLAMLTGWALLGLATAAAVAGWGWSIGLAALWGVLGLAGGGLVLGLAYAPRRLPALTAVLALTMWLPAVLF; encoded by the coding sequence ATGACGACGGCCGCCATGTTCACCTGGCCGGCCTGCGTCCTGGCCTGGGCGGGGTTCCTGGGGCTGGCGCTCGCCATGGACCGCCATCATGATCAGGTTCTGGGCGGCAGGCCGTCGGTGCTGCGCCGGCGGCTGGCGATGCTCACCGGCTGGGCATTGCTGGGCCTTGCAACCGCGGCGGCGGTGGCCGGCTGGGGCTGGTCGATCGGGCTTGCCGCGCTGTGGGGCGTGCTCGGCCTGGCCGGCGGCGGGCTGGTGCTGGGGCTGGCCTATGCACCGCGCCGGCTGCCGGCGCTTACGGCCGTTCTGGCCCTGACGATGTGGCTGCCGGCCGTGCTGTTCTGA
- a CDS encoding DMT family transporter translates to MNDTSRDQGLGILAVLFAALVWGTTGTAATFAPEVGAAAIGAAAMGLGGLLQALRAGRGILRALPDLARNRRLLILGGVAVAVYPLAFYGSMRLAGVTIGTVVTIGSAPLLSALIERIFDGTRLSARWLAGALTGVAGILLLCLAEGGAGRGASDTGDAVIAGIGLGLIGGFTYALYSWTARGLMLRGLRSSVAMGATFGIGGLLLMPVLAMTGAPFLASWGNAAVGIYMALVPMFLGYICFGLGLARIPASMATTISLIEPVVAAILAILVVGERLPPAGWAGVGLVIACLAIVTLPARRRQGQPLRTARPAATSSGPERP, encoded by the coding sequence GTGAACGACACATCACGCGACCAGGGGTTGGGCATCCTTGCGGTCTTGTTTGCCGCCCTGGTCTGGGGCACCACCGGCACGGCTGCAACCTTCGCACCCGAGGTCGGCGCCGCCGCGATCGGGGCGGCGGCGATGGGGCTGGGGGGGCTGCTTCAGGCCCTGCGTGCCGGGCGCGGCATATTGCGCGCCCTGCCCGATCTGGCCCGCAACCGTCGGCTGCTGATCCTGGGCGGGGTGGCGGTTGCGGTCTATCCGCTCGCCTTCTACGGCTCGATGCGGCTTGCCGGCGTCACCATCGGCACGGTGGTCACGATCGGCTCTGCCCCGCTGCTGTCGGCGCTGATCGAACGGATCTTCGACGGCACGCGCCTCTCCGCGCGCTGGCTGGCAGGTGCGCTCACCGGTGTGGCCGGCATCCTGCTGCTCTGCCTGGCGGAAGGAGGCGCCGGGCGCGGGGCCTCGGACACGGGCGATGCCGTGATCGCCGGCATCGGCCTCGGCCTGATCGGCGGTTTCACCTATGCGCTCTATTCCTGGACCGCCCGCGGGCTGATGCTGCGCGGCCTGCGCTCTTCGGTCGCCATGGGCGCCACCTTCGGCATCGGCGGGCTGCTGCTGATGCCGGTGCTGGCGATGACCGGCGCGCCCTTCCTCGCCTCCTGGGGCAATGCCGCAGTCGGGATCTATATGGCACTGGTGCCGATGTTCCTGGGCTATATCTGCTTCGGCCTGGGCCTGGCCCGCATCCCCGCCAGCATGGCGACCACCATTTCGCTGATCGAACCGGTGGTCGCCGCCATTCTGGCGATCCTGGTGGTGGGCGAAAGGCTGCCGCCGGCGGGCTGGGCGGGTGTGGGGCTGGTGATCGCCTGCCTCGCCATCGTCACCCTGCCCGCCCGGCGGCGGCAGGGGCAGCCGCTCAGAACAGCACGGCCGGCAGCCACATCGTCAGGGCCAGAACGGCCGTAA
- a CDS encoding PepSY-associated TM helix domain-containing protein: protein MAWLHEWAGLLTGWLLFAIFLTGTIAFFRDEVTHWMQPELHGLRAGAGAADRGLDWLRSNAPGAEMWTLTLPDERSPVLGVAWRPAGAPEGRAGFRRAELDPATGTELHPRETAGGNFLYRFHFELYGMPRETARWIVGIATMFMFVAILSGIITHRRIFKDIFTFRPDKAGQRSWLDAHNATAVLALPFHVMITYSGLVLLAGTLMPFLFDGPRGGGERGGERPQARAAAAASPALPVVPLAPLIAAAEARWGGPVGSVTVTRPGRPGAEIELRPLHATSLPTAGRTGDRLILDAADGRQIRAVDGSAGMSTVTEINTVINVLHRARFAEPWLRWLFFVAGVAGTIMVASGLVLWVVKRAAQHARNGGPSIGFRIVERLNVAGIAGLCLATAGYFWANRLLPAGLAGRADWEIRIFFLVWAATALHAVVRPVRRGWVEQLGVAALLLAVLPLTGLSGLLDGDTRVIGFALVTLATAAGLAHAARRLSRPAPAGKPAARRRAALATGERA, encoded by the coding sequence ATGGCGTGGCTGCATGAATGGGCCGGGCTGCTGACGGGCTGGCTGCTCTTCGCCATCTTCTTGACCGGCACGATCGCCTTCTTCCGCGACGAGGTCACCCATTGGATGCAGCCCGAGCTGCACGGGCTGCGGGCCGGGGCCGGGGCGGCCGATCGCGGGCTCGACTGGCTGCGCAGCAATGCCCCGGGGGCGGAGATGTGGACGCTGACCCTGCCGGACGAACGCTCGCCGGTGCTGGGTGTGGCCTGGCGGCCCGCGGGGGCGCCGGAGGGCCGGGCCGGATTCCGCCGTGCCGAGCTGGACCCCGCGACCGGCACGGAGCTGCATCCGCGTGAGACGGCGGGGGGTAATTTCCTCTACCGCTTCCATTTCGAACTCTACGGCATGCCGCGGGAGACGGCACGGTGGATCGTGGGCATCGCCACCATGTTCATGTTCGTGGCGATTTTGAGCGGCATCATCACCCATCGCCGGATCTTCAAGGACATCTTCACCTTCCGCCCCGACAAGGCCGGGCAGCGGTCGTGGCTGGACGCCCATAACGCGACCGCGGTTCTGGCGCTGCCCTTCCATGTGATGATCACCTATAGCGGCCTGGTGCTGCTGGCCGGCACGCTGATGCCCTTCCTGTTCGACGGGCCGCGCGGCGGTGGCGAGCGGGGCGGGGAGCGGCCGCAGGCGCGGGCCGCGGCAGCGGCGTCGCCCGCCCTGCCGGTGGTGCCCCTGGCGCCGTTGATCGCGGCCGCCGAGGCGCGCTGGGGCGGGCCGGTCGGCAGTGTGACCGTCACCCGGCCCGGCCGGCCGGGGGCGGAGATCGAGCTGCGGCCCCTGCACGCAACCAGCCTGCCCACGGCAGGCCGCACCGGTGACCGGCTGATTCTGGATGCCGCCGACGGCCGGCAGATCCGGGCGGTGGATGGTTCGGCCGGAATGAGCACGGTGACCGAGATCAACACTGTGATCAACGTGCTGCACCGCGCCCGCTTTGCCGAGCCCTGGCTGCGCTGGCTGTTCTTCGTGGCGGGGGTCGCCGGCACGATCATGGTTGCGTCGGGGCTGGTGCTCTGGGTGGTGAAGCGCGCGGCGCAGCATGCCCGCAATGGCGGGCCGTCGATCGGCTTCCGGATCGTCGAGCGGTTGAACGTGGCCGGTATCGCCGGGCTCTGCCTGGCCACCGCCGGCTATTTCTGGGCCAACCGGCTGTTGCCGGCAGGTCTGGCCGGTCGTGCCGACTGGGAAATCCGGATCTTCTTCCTGGTCTGGGCGGCAACCGCGCTGCATGCCGTGGTGCGCCCCGTCCGCCGCGGCTGGGTGGAACAGCTGGGCGTGGCGGCCCTGCTGCTGGCGGTTCTGCCGCTGACCGGGCTTTCGGGGCTTCTGGACGGCGACACGCGGGTGATCGGCTTCGCGCTGGTGACGCTCGCGACCGCGGCGGGGCTTGCCCATGCCGCGCGGCGGCTGTCGCGGCCGGCACCCGCCGGCAAACCCGCGGCGCGCCGCCGGGCGGCCCTGGCGACGGGAGAGCGGGCATGA